The sequence ACCTCTGGTACCCAGAAAAGGCCAAATCCGATGTTTTTTCGCATCTCAAAGCTTTAAGTTTTCGCTGCGTCATCCGGATCAGGGATAAAGCTTTGGAAAGACGTTGAGAGGCTTATTGTGCTCCGCATACAGATTCAATGCAGATTTTCGGGACTGTGTGATGGGAGCGATCGTGTACTGTTTGGAGGGATAGGAATGGTAGCTGCAACGTACTGTCCAGAATCGCGTAAGAGTCCCCAGATTTTGGTCTCGATTGAGGAACTGCGGGGGTATTTTCGAAACGCCGAAACAGATTTATATCGCAGTAAAGGATTCCGAAAGATTTTGGCGGAGTTCAAGAAGCAAGGAACGCTAACCTCAGAGGTGCAAGCCGCGATAAAGGCAATGTGCCGGGAGGCTATCCGTTCAACGCTACGTCAGGTCTGCTGCCTAGAGCCGCCGCCTGTGCGGTCAGAACTCCCGATTGCACCTGCGGCGTCAAGTGATGCTGAGCGATCGCCCCACCTCGCCGCGATAACGGAAGGTGTCATTACGCCTGCTCCTCTCCCTCTCAACCTCCCTCCCCTCGAAACTCCTGAAGCGACCGATGGAACTCCAGCGCCATTTCTTTCAGTTCAAGACTTCACCTTTGAGACGGTGACGCATCTGTCCGTCAATCCGGTTAGCGTTACACCTGAACCTTCAACGCTCCAGGGTGTGACCCCTCCCCCGGCGGAGGCAGAGGCAATGGCAGACGCAGAGGCAGAATCCGCCGAGGTTCAAGCTATTCCTGCACAGAAACGCGATCGCCCTACCTTGAACGCAGTGAATCCCGCCTACTGGTGGTCATTGCTGCATCGGCCCAAACCCTATGTGCCAACGCCTGAAGAACTCCGCCAAAGCCAGCTCCAAGCCATTGGCAAAACCCTGCAAGATGCCCGCCTTGCCCAAAATATGCCCCTAGAGGCGCTCCATCAGCGCACCCTCGTTGCTCGTCACCAAATTCGCGCCATCGAAGCCGGGGGTGGAAAGTGGTTGCCGGAAGATATTTATCTCAAGGGCTTTATTCAACGTATGGGCAATGAGTTGGGGTTGGATGGCTTAGCGCTAGCCAATCAGCTCACGCCGTTACCCGTCCCTGACTCCCAGCGCCCCAGTTGGTATTCTCAATCGCCAGCGATCGCTGCCTCTTCCCTGAATCCAACCCAACTTTACATTGGTTATGCGGCGGTTGTAGCGGGCAGTGTTTGGGGCTTGAGTTGGGTGTCCCAACATCCTATTGATGGGTCTCAGATTCCGGTGCTTCAATCCGCTTTGGGTGGGCAGTCCCCGAGTCTTCAGCCCCAAGTCGCCCAAGAAGGACTCAAGATAGCACCGCAGGCGACGGTAGATACGGCAGGGAACATCAAAATTCAGTTTTCTGAACGTCGGGTGCGATCGCCCTTAGCCCCCGAAAAAGCAGCTATGGAAGCGGTTGATTCCCAGACCTAGAATCGCTTAAGTAGAGAGTCCTAACTAAACGTAGCTCTGGAACCTAGAAAGCTCGGTATACCGTTCTCAGGACATCGTTTAATTCAGGTTACCCACTTACTCCTAAGATCTGCGACTTCTGGCCAGCTTCCTAAAAGGAGCGGGTCGGAATCATAGGAGAAGTCGCAGATCTGGTTTCTCCGAACGATCCCAGGGGCGATCGCTCATCGACACGTTGAGCCAGCAGGCTTTGTTGTGCTTCTGTGATCGGGCGATCGCCGCTTGCAAAATAGAAATTGATACACTACTGAAGCAACCCCTTCATAGCGGCACTCCGTATGACTGTTGCGAAACCTGCATCACTGACGCTAGAAGAGTTTCTGCAATTGCCAGAAACAAAGCCTCCTAGTGAATATGTCAACGGTCAAATCATCCAGAAGCCGATGCCCAAAACCCGTCACGCAAGGCTTCAGGGAAAGTTGATCGAGGCAATTAACGCAGTCACCGAAACCCAAAAGATCGCCTATGCGTTTCCAGAACTTCGCTACACCTTTGGCGATCGCTCCATTATTCCCGACATCTCTGTATTTTTGTGGCAGAGTATCGCCCTTGATGAAAATGCAGAACCGTTAGACACCGTTCTTATTCCCCCCAACTGGACAATCGAGATCCTTTCACCCAATCAAAGTTCCAATCACGTGACTGGGAATATCCTGCACGGCCTCAATTACGGCTGCCAGTTGGGCTGGTTGATTGACCTTGATGATCGTTCGGTGATGATCTTTCAACCGCAACGACAGCCAACGCTGCTTTATCAAGACGATAGGCTGAGGGTTTTAGACGAAATTGAGCTAGAGCTTACCGTAGTCCAGCTCTTTGGCTGGTTAAAAATGGGCGTAGAATAAATCGCTTGACTCTGGATTCTAGAAGGGTAATCCTGTTG comes from Synechococcales cyanobacterium T60_A2020_003 and encodes:
- a CDS encoding helix-turn-helix domain-containing protein; the encoded protein is MVAATYCPESRKSPQILVSIEELRGYFRNAETDLYRSKGFRKILAEFKKQGTLTSEVQAAIKAMCREAIRSTLRQVCCLEPPPVRSELPIAPAASSDAERSPHLAAITEGVITPAPLPLNLPPLETPEATDGTPAPFLSVQDFTFETVTHLSVNPVSVTPEPSTLQGVTPPPAEAEAMADAEAESAEVQAIPAQKRDRPTLNAVNPAYWWSLLHRPKPYVPTPEELRQSQLQAIGKTLQDARLAQNMPLEALHQRTLVARHQIRAIEAGGGKWLPEDIYLKGFIQRMGNELGLDGLALANQLTPLPVPDSQRPSWYSQSPAIAASSLNPTQLYIGYAAVVAGSVWGLSWVSQHPIDGSQIPVLQSALGGQSPSLQPQVAQEGLKIAPQATVDTAGNIKIQFSERRVRSPLAPEKAAMEAVDSQT
- a CDS encoding Uma2 family endonuclease; translation: MTVAKPASLTLEEFLQLPETKPPSEYVNGQIIQKPMPKTRHARLQGKLIEAINAVTETQKIAYAFPELRYTFGDRSIIPDISVFLWQSIALDENAEPLDTVLIPPNWTIEILSPNQSSNHVTGNILHGLNYGCQLGWLIDLDDRSVMIFQPQRQPTLLYQDDRLRVLDEIELELTVVQLFGWLKMGVE